A single Bacillus sp. HMF5848 DNA region contains:
- a CDS encoding NAD(P)-dependent oxidoreductase, which yields MNNRIGFIGTGVMGRSMAINLIKAGYEVSVYTRTPEKAKVVIEAGATWAQSPAEIAKNNNVVITIVGYPNDVEEVYLGEQGILHHALSGTYVIDMTTSTPSLAQEIFEEADKRGIYSLDAPVSGGDIGARDARLSIMVGGDEGAFEAMKPIFEVLGQNIVYQGPAGSGQHTKMCNQIAIASTMLGVSEAMSYATKSGLDPEKVLQTISQGAAGSWSLSNLAPRMIQSDFEPGFFIKHFIKDMTIALEEAEKMSLQTPGLKLSKELYDILASRGEENSGTQALYKYYFK from the coding sequence TCAGTGTATACTAGAACTCCTGAAAAAGCAAAGGTTGTAATTGAGGCAGGTGCTACATGGGCTCAATCCCCAGCGGAAATTGCTAAAAATAATAATGTTGTTATAACTATTGTAGGGTATCCAAATGATGTGGAGGAAGTGTATTTAGGAGAACAAGGTATTCTTCACCATGCATTGAGTGGTACGTATGTAATTGATATGACAACGTCAACCCCTTCTTTAGCGCAAGAAATTTTTGAGGAAGCTGATAAAAGAGGTATATATTCCCTTGACGCACCAGTGTCAGGTGGAGATATAGGTGCTAGAGACGCTCGTTTGTCTATTATGGTTGGAGGCGATGAAGGAGCCTTTGAAGCAATGAAGCCGATATTCGAAGTGCTTGGTCAAAATATTGTTTATCAAGGTCCGGCAGGCAGTGGTCAACACACAAAGATGTGTAACCAAATTGCCATTGCTTCTACAATGCTTGGTGTAAGCGAAGCAATGTCTTATGCAACAAAATCGGGATTAGATCCAGAAAAAGTCCTACAAACAATTTCACAAGGAGCAGCGGGAAGTTGGTCTTTATCAAACTTAGCACCGAGAATGATTCAGAGCGACTTTGAACCAGGATTTTTCATAAAGCATTTTATCAAAGATATGACAATTGCATTAGAAGAGGCAGAGAAGATGAGCTTACAAACACCTGGGTTAAAGCTTTCAAAAGAGCTATATGATATTCTTGCAAGTCGAGGGGAAGAAAATAGCGGGACACAAGCATTATATAAGTATTACTTTAAATAA